ACGTCGCAAACGACTGGACAAGGTCATATTTGTTCCTTGCTCCTCCCTGCGGCATGACAAAAAGATGCAGACAGATGACAAGCACCGCTTGCGTATGCTGCAGATGGCGCTCGAAACCAGCATGCACAAGAAAAACCGCTTCGACCAGCCCCTGTTTGAAATTTCCACGGTGGAAATGGACGCATTGCCTGGGGAGACATACACGTATGATACGATGATTCATTTACGAAAAAAGTATCCAAACGATGAGCTGTTCTTTATCATGGGATCGGACCTGCTCATGGGTATGTCCAATTGGGGCAACGCAGAAAAGTTGGTGACCCAATTCCAATTCATCGTCATGTCGCGAGAAGGATATCCGTCGGCAGACCTGATTGCCGAAGACCCTCTGTTGCGCAACAATGACGAGCATTTTCTGATCATGAGCAAGGGAATCAACATGGGTATCAGCTCGACTTATATACGGGACGAAATCCGCAAAGGCGGCGATCCGAGCTTTTTGTTGCCGGATGCCTGCCTGCAATACATTTATGAGCAAGGGATTTATGTCGAGGTTGTCGGGTAAATCTTCTTAGACTGCTGCTGTGGGGAGAAGCCTGTTTCCATTCTCCGCTCCGGGCTGCGTCCCACGAGAAGCGCAGACTGTCCGCTGCGCCATGATCCCGAGGGAATCGCAAAACGGCGCGCAGCTCCGAAGGTGATTCATAGATAGCGATTCCGTTGCCTCGGGATTCATGGCTCCGCTGAGCTGGACTCCACAGTCGCTCCGTCTGGAAACACGCTTCTCTTGCCATCTGATTCTCTTTCGAGGAGCAAATTTAAAGAGATCTCTTGGATTTACAAGAATGCTAGAATTCATAAAAGCCTGTCATTTCCTCGACAGGCTTTTAGCGTTTGAAACTTGAATGGCATACGAAATTGGTTCAGGACTTCAAGAGCAACCAACAAACCTCGCCCGACCGAGAACAAAGCTGGTCCGAGGAAAAAGGAGAAATAAGCGAAAGATATTAGGGACACTACCCAGGCGGAGTGGAAAAAGCGGAACACGCCTTTAAGCGTCCACCTTTGAGAAGCATCTTCGAGAAGGCTACTTTGGACGCGGTTCCGCTTTTGGAATGGAGCCGACCAGGAATGACCCCAGAGCAGTGTCCCTACCCAGCTTGAGCGTTTTCTCCTTTTTCCTCCCCACCGCTACAGTCCGAACAAAGTTTTCTTATGAAACAGCGATCAGATCCTAAAAGACATAACAAAAAAGAAACCCCTAAAATCTGGGATTTCTCTCGCTCCCAGCCGATTGTTCGATCGGCCTTTTTCTTATTCTCATTTTTTTAATACGCTTTCTCCGCCTTTTTCTGTCCGATCGGCATCAGTTTATCTACTGCCAGCAGTGGGCTGCCAGCCAGGACCAGATAGAGCGACATCGCCAGCAGGGAGATGTGTAATTCGTTTCCAGTGAAGAAGCCTTTATCCGTCGGCATCACGACCATGACGACGATCATGATCCACGCAAACAGGAGGGGTACGATGCGTGTTCCGAACCCGATCAGGACCAGTATCCCACCAAACAGCTCAATCGAAGCTACGACATTGGCCATCCATCCCGGAATCCCCAGGGACGAGAAAAATCCCGCCGTGCCTTCCAAGGCTTGAAACTTGTCCAAACCATGATTGATAAAGACGAGCCCCAGGATGACTCGAACCAGCAATGCTCCTACATCTTGCATTGTTTTCTTGTTCATTTTTCAT
This is a stretch of genomic DNA from Brevibacillus choshinensis. It encodes these proteins:
- a CDS encoding DoxX family protein translates to MNKKTMQDVGALLVRVILGLVFINHGLDKFQALEGTAGFFSSLGIPGWMANVVASIELFGGILVLIGFGTRIVPLLFAWIMIVVMVVMPTDKGFFTGNELHISLLAMSLYLVLAGSPLLAVDKLMPIGQKKAEKAY
- the nadD gene encoding nicotinate-nucleotide adenylyltransferase; protein product: MRIGIYGSSFDPITYSHLFTAATVARRKRLDKVIFVPCSSLRHDKKMQTDDKHRLRMLQMALETSMHKKNRFDQPLFEISTVEMDALPGETYTYDTMIHLRKKYPNDELFFIMGSDLLMGMSNWGNAEKLVTQFQFIVMSREGYPSADLIAEDPLLRNNDEHFLIMSKGINMGISSTYIRDEIRKGGDPSFLLPDACLQYIYEQGIYVEVVG